The following are from one region of the Salvia hispanica cultivar TCC Black 2014 chromosome 1, UniMelb_Shisp_WGS_1.0, whole genome shotgun sequence genome:
- the LOC125201319 gene encoding uncharacterized protein LOC125201319, which produces MSDSETENMSETTNNKNTDSHPNPSPFPAELAAQFAEFLRLSMSSIPNKTPEKTHHPESLGDITVRAKLDGDNYPLWADLMDRAIGGRGLTSHINGVSVPPSRNDPTYQPWQQRDHCVFTWIINNMAADLVNEVSQYATAKDLWDGLAITYGSGADPVQVYDLYRQTNTLKQDEMSLESLWNKFQSLWISIDRREIIPMTKERLRLYQFVTALDDKYESVKKEIIRLDPLPSARKAYARVRRESVNNQIQGIGSSQNPAGLASSLAATARNRSTTGQQATQRPWQKRPDEDRSRLTCTHCGGKKHTKDGCFLLIGFPDWWDEMKRNRATRAAANRGGKVATVVGDRATDAGGTAGSAGATHGGTGNEQRGSEEVVCSTARAMSMSGYQDGDDDWAWH; this is translated from the exons ATGTCCGATTCTGAAACAGAAAACATGTCAGAAACAaccaacaacaaaaacacCGATTCCCACCCAAACCCTTCACCCTTCCCTGCGGAACTCGCCGCACAATTTGCGGAGTTCCTGCGGCTGAGCATGAGTTCGATCCCCAACAAAACTCCAGAAAAGACTCATCACCCCGAATCGTTGGGTGATATCACAGTCAGAGCGAAACTGGATGGGGATAATTACCCACTTTGGGCCGATCTCATGGACCGGGCAATTGGGGGGAGGGGACTGACATCTCACATCAATGGAGTTTCTGTCCCTCCATCCCGAAACGACCCAACATATCAACCATGGCAGCAACGAGACCACTGCGTCTTTACTTGGATTATCAACAACATGGCGGCGGATCTTGTGAATGAGGTTTCACAATATGCAACGGCCAAGGATCTTTGGGACGGGTTGGCCATCACCTACGGCAGCGGCGCAGACCCCGTTCAAGTATACGACCTGTACCGACAGACAAACACACTCAAACAAGATGAAATGTCCCTCGAGAGCCTCTGGAATAAGTTCCAATCTCTGTGGATCTCGATAGATCGCAGAGAGATAATACCAATGACAAAGGAACGGTTACGGCTTTATCAATTCGTCACCGCACTGGATGACAAGTATGAATCTGTCAAAAAGGAAATCATCCGGCTTGACCCATTACCATCGGCGCGCAAGGCATACGCACGCGTCAGACGAGAATCAGTCAACAACCAAATCCAGGGCATAGGCTCCTCACAGAATCCAGCCGGCCTCGCCTCTAGCCTCGCAGCCACCGCTCGAAACCGCTCAACCACTGGACAGCAGGCGACTCAACGCCCATGGCAGAAACGACCGGACGAAGATCGAAGCCGACTTACCTGTACCCATTGTGGTGGTAAAAAGCACACCAAAGATGGTTGCTTCCTACTAATCGGATTTCCCGATTGGTGGGACGAAATGAAGCGAAACAGAGCAACAAGAGCTGCCGCGAATCGAGGAGGAAAGGTCGCCACTGTGGTCGGAGACCGGGCTACCGACGCCGGGGGCACGGCGGGCAGCGCCGGTGCGACGCACGGCGGAACAGGAAACGAACAGCGCGGCAGTGAGGAGGTTGTGTGCTCCACGGCTAGGGCTATGTCAATGTCAG GATATCAAGACGGGGATGATgattgggcgtggcactga
- the LOC125216367 gene encoding putative late blight resistance protein homolog R1A-10 isoform X3, with protein MTAYGAVNSLRNTINDILYCSRFSLVGRSQEIMQVVYKKLEPLPEILESLDKTRPSKSRKKVNALDGRIRDVIWKFEDSLESLLTQQIPSQLESLPEIVPVDLQNLLYDVNILIHAIEGMKKDYIYEVKNMPRDKPISTEIGFQGTNSKMIGLSVQFQKLKTGLLQRNIGWNHVYGLYGTAGIGKTTLAMQIYQDEEIQSKYECRAWLTVGRVHQPIGQISRGIVAQLCGTTQGDEEIGDYLKKQLYGKNSLIVLDDVNHLPYIEMGCTNVLFTDRHRKWIGDYLSGRSLYEVQILNEEEGMELLCEKVFGDEICPPQLHKLATKIAKLCEGLPLLILTVADILSKSEHNRDPVYWNEVAERRNSVFTDAYNEISKASRPYDVSGKASQSYEVL; from the exons ATGACGGCTTACGGTGCTGTGAATTCTCTTCGGAACACAATCAACGATATTCTCTATTGTTCTCGTTTCAGCCTTGTTGGTCGCTCTCAAGAAATCATGCAAGTCGTGTACAAGAAGCTGGAGCCGTTGCCTGAAATTCTGGAAAGTTTGGACAAGACGAGGCCGAGCAAGAGCAGGAAGAAGGTGAATGCTTTGGATGGAAGAATCAGAGATGtaatttggaaatttgaaGACTCGTTGGAATCCCTTCTCACTCAACAGATTCCTTCACAACTCGAAAGTCTTCCAGAGATAGTCCCCGTTGATCTGCAGAATCTGCTGTATGATGTAAACATCTTGATCCATGCGATCGAGGGTATGAAGAAGGACTACATTTATGAAGTAAAGAACATGCCTCGAGACAAACCTATTTCCACGGAAATTGGTTTTCAGGGAACCAACTCAAAGATGATTGGGTTATCAGTCCAATTCCAAAAACTCAAAACTGGTCTTCTGCAAAGAAATATAGGCTGGAATCATGTGTATGGACTTTATGGAACAGCAGGCATTGGGAAGACCACTCTTGCTATGCAAATTTATCAAGACGAAGAAATTCAGAGCAAATATGAGTGTCGCGCGTGGCTCACTGTAGGTAGAGTGCATCAACCGATCGGTCAAATTTCACGAGGCATTGTAGCACAACTCTGTGGAACTACACAAGGAGATGAAGAAATAGGTGACTACTTGAAAAAACAATTGTATGGAAAGAATTCCTTaattgtgttggatgatgtCAATCACTTACCATACATAGAAATGGGATGTACTAATGTCTTATTTACTGACCGGCATCGAAAATGGATTGGAGATTATCTGAGTGGTCGTTCTTTGTATGAGGTGCAGATTTTAAACGAAGAAGAGGGTATGGAGCTACTATGTGAGAAGGTGTTTGGTGATGAGATTTGCCCTCCTCAACTTCACAAACTTGCCACCAAAATTGCCAAGCTCTGTGAAGGTCTCCCTCTCTTGATACTCACTGTTGCTGACATCCTATCCAAATCCGAGCATAACAGAGATCCAgtctactggaatgaagtagcAGAAAGGAGAAATTCAGTGTTCACAGATGCatataatgaaatatcaaAG GCGAGTCGACCATATGACGTATCAGGAAAG GCGAGTCAATCGTATGAAGTATTATGA
- the LOC125216367 gene encoding putative late blight resistance protein homolog R1A-10 isoform X4: protein MTAYGAVNSLRNTINDILYCSRFSLVGRSQEIMQVVYKKLEPLPEILESLDKTRPSKSRKKVNALDGRIRDVIWKFEDSLESLLTQQIPSQLESLPEIVPVDLQNLLYDVNILIHAIEGMKKDYIYEVKNMPRDKPISTEIGFQGTNSKMIGLSVQFQKLKTGLLQRNIGWNHVYGLYGTAGIGKTTLAMQIYQDEEIQSKYECRAWLTVGRVHQPIGQISRGIVAQLCGTTQGDEEIGDYLKKQLYGKNSLIVLDDVNHLPYIEMGCTNVLFTDRHRKWIGDYLSGRSLYEVQILNEEEGMELLCEKVFGDEICPPQLHKLATKIAKLCEGLPLLILTVADILSKSEHNRDPVYWNEVAERRNSVFTDAYNEISKECR from the exons ATGACGGCTTACGGTGCTGTGAATTCTCTTCGGAACACAATCAACGATATTCTCTATTGTTCTCGTTTCAGCCTTGTTGGTCGCTCTCAAGAAATCATGCAAGTCGTGTACAAGAAGCTGGAGCCGTTGCCTGAAATTCTGGAAAGTTTGGACAAGACGAGGCCGAGCAAGAGCAGGAAGAAGGTGAATGCTTTGGATGGAAGAATCAGAGATGtaatttggaaatttgaaGACTCGTTGGAATCCCTTCTCACTCAACAGATTCCTTCACAACTCGAAAGTCTTCCAGAGATAGTCCCCGTTGATCTGCAGAATCTGCTGTATGATGTAAACATCTTGATCCATGCGATCGAGGGTATGAAGAAGGACTACATTTATGAAGTAAAGAACATGCCTCGAGACAAACCTATTTCCACGGAAATTGGTTTTCAGGGAACCAACTCAAAGATGATTGGGTTATCAGTCCAATTCCAAAAACTCAAAACTGGTCTTCTGCAAAGAAATATAGGCTGGAATCATGTGTATGGACTTTATGGAACAGCAGGCATTGGGAAGACCACTCTTGCTATGCAAATTTATCAAGACGAAGAAATTCAGAGCAAATATGAGTGTCGCGCGTGGCTCACTGTAGGTAGAGTGCATCAACCGATCGGTCAAATTTCACGAGGCATTGTAGCACAACTCTGTGGAACTACACAAGGAGATGAAGAAATAGGTGACTACTTGAAAAAACAATTGTATGGAAAGAATTCCTTaattgtgttggatgatgtCAATCACTTACCATACATAGAAATGGGATGTACTAATGTCTTATTTACTGACCGGCATCGAAAATGGATTGGAGATTATCTGAGTGGTCGTTCTTTGTATGAGGTGCAGATTTTAAACGAAGAAGAGGGTATGGAGCTACTATGTGAGAAGGTGTTTGGTGATGAGATTTGCCCTCCTCAACTTCACAAACTTGCCACCAAAATTGCCAAGCTCTGTGAAGGTCTCCCTCTCTTGATACTCACTGTTGCTGACATCCTATCCAAATCCGAGCATAACAGAGATCCAgtctactggaatgaagtagcAGAAAGGAGAAATTCAGTGTTCACAGATGCatataatgaaatatcaaAG GAGTGTCGATAA
- the LOC125216367 gene encoding putative late blight resistance protein homolog R1C-3 isoform X1 has protein sequence MTAYGAVNSLRNTINDILYCSRFSLVGRSQEIMQVVYKKLEPLPEILESLDKTRPSKSRKKVNALDGRIRDVIWKFEDSLESLLTQQIPSQLESLPEIVPVDLQNLLYDVNILIHAIEGMKKDYIYEVKNMPRDKPISTEIGFQGTNSKMIGLSVQFQKLKTGLLQRNIGWNHVYGLYGTAGIGKTTLAMQIYQDEEIQSKYECRAWLTVGRVHQPIGQISRGIVAQLCGTTQGDEEIGDYLKKQLYGKNSLIVLDDVNHLPYIEMGCTNVLFTDRHRKWIGDYLSGRSLYEVQILNEEEGMELLCEKVFGDEICPPQLHKLATKIAKLCEGLPLLILTVADILSKSEHNRDPVYWNEVAERRNSVFTDAYNEISKVLFPSYDYLPQSLKMPFLFMGVFPLHYDTPPFKIVNMLTAKGLWCDWKCLTDLAFDYSLVLRNFRSVDKTSCESTYRKYKSCWLHSSW, from the coding sequence ATGACGGCTTACGGTGCTGTGAATTCTCTTCGGAACACAATCAACGATATTCTCTATTGTTCTCGTTTCAGCCTTGTTGGTCGCTCTCAAGAAATCATGCAAGTCGTGTACAAGAAGCTGGAGCCGTTGCCTGAAATTCTGGAAAGTTTGGACAAGACGAGGCCGAGCAAGAGCAGGAAGAAGGTGAATGCTTTGGATGGAAGAATCAGAGATGtaatttggaaatttgaaGACTCGTTGGAATCCCTTCTCACTCAACAGATTCCTTCACAACTCGAAAGTCTTCCAGAGATAGTCCCCGTTGATCTGCAGAATCTGCTGTATGATGTAAACATCTTGATCCATGCGATCGAGGGTATGAAGAAGGACTACATTTATGAAGTAAAGAACATGCCTCGAGACAAACCTATTTCCACGGAAATTGGTTTTCAGGGAACCAACTCAAAGATGATTGGGTTATCAGTCCAATTCCAAAAACTCAAAACTGGTCTTCTGCAAAGAAATATAGGCTGGAATCATGTGTATGGACTTTATGGAACAGCAGGCATTGGGAAGACCACTCTTGCTATGCAAATTTATCAAGACGAAGAAATTCAGAGCAAATATGAGTGTCGCGCGTGGCTCACTGTAGGTAGAGTGCATCAACCGATCGGTCAAATTTCACGAGGCATTGTAGCACAACTCTGTGGAACTACACAAGGAGATGAAGAAATAGGTGACTACTTGAAAAAACAATTGTATGGAAAGAATTCCTTaattgtgttggatgatgtCAATCACTTACCATACATAGAAATGGGATGTACTAATGTCTTATTTACTGACCGGCATCGAAAATGGATTGGAGATTATCTGAGTGGTCGTTCTTTGTATGAGGTGCAGATTTTAAACGAAGAAGAGGGTATGGAGCTACTATGTGAGAAGGTGTTTGGTGATGAGATTTGCCCTCCTCAACTTCACAAACTTGCCACCAAAATTGCCAAGCTCTGTGAAGGTCTCCCTCTCTTGATACTCACTGTTGCTGACATCCTATCCAAATCCGAGCATAACAGAGATCCAgtctactggaatgaagtagcAGAAAGGAGAAATTCAGTGTTCACAGATGCatataatgaaatatcaaAGGTACTTTTTCCAAGCTACGATTACTTACCTCAGAGTCTTAAAATGCCTTTTCTGTTTATGGGAGTTTTCCCTCTACATTATGACACCCCACCTTTCAAGATAGTCAATATGTTGACTGCTAAGGGGTTGTGGTGTGATTGGAAATGTTTGACGGATCTAGCTTTCGACTATAGTCTTGTTTTACGCAACTTCAGGAGTGTCGATAAAACTTCTTGTGAGTCAACTTATCGCAAGTATAAATCTTGTTGGCTCCATTCTTCATGGTGA
- the LOC125204302 gene encoding phosphopantothenoylcysteine decarboxylase subunit VHS3-like — protein MACCKHNRYHSDDEETDTGDDYDDISSLGKDSEDDDDEDNKDTEDEDSGNEDYKDTEEEDSDDDDYKDTEDDEDYSDSDEEDRKKKIIRSVRRGIQKKKIMRFLRKKIIRKLSKKIRTTKKIGVKKIMRIWRKGVMRK, from the exons ATGGCCTGCTGCAAACACAA CAGATACCACTCTGACGACGAGGAAACCGACACAGGGGATGATTATGATGACATATCCAGCTTGGGAAAGGATAGTGAAG atgatgatgatgaagataatAAGGATACCGAGGATGAGGATTCAGGCAATGAGGATTATAAGGATACTGAGGAAGAGGATTCGGACGATGATGATTATAAGGATactgaagatgatgaagattaTTCAGATTCGGACGAAGAAGataggaagaagaagataataaGGTCAGTTAGGAGGGGGAttcagaagaagaagattatgAGGTTTCTGAGGAAGAAGATTATAAGGAAGCTAAGTAAGAAGATTCGGACGACGAAGAAGATTGGGGTGAAGAAGATTATGAGGATATGGAGGAAGGGGGTTATGAGGAAATAG
- the LOC125216367 gene encoding uncharacterized protein LOC125216367 isoform X5 has protein sequence MKHCFKLKEIGKPASLAPWPSENPTRMIELEDCNPLALTSARQLIPDDGVMPHVIVSSSYYEKPTTIKLERRVDHMTYQERRVNRMKYYERSKSDVEEENDDGDVEKFPIKERIMKARALMGMKMRRMRNRMATNIRMIMRKKRRAQPSSSMRVH, from the exons ATGAAACATTGCTTCAAACTAAAAGAGATTGGCAAGCCTGCTTCTCTGGCTCCGTGGCCAAGTGAAAATCCAACCAGAATGATTGAATTAGAGGACTGCAATCCTTTAGCATTGACTTCGGCCAGACAGTTAATACCAGATGATGGTGTTATGCCTCATGTTATTGTCTCTTCTTCTTATTACGAGAAACCGACAACTATCAAACTTGAAAG GCGAGTCGACCATATGACGTATCAGGAAAG GCGAGTCAATCGTATGAAGTATTATGAGAG GAGCAAGTCTGATGTCGAGGAAGAGAATGATGACGGTGATGTGGAGAAATTTCCGATCAAGGAGAGGATAATGAAG GCAAGGGCATTGATGGGGATGAAGATGAGGAGAATGAGAAATAGAATGGCTACGAATATACGCATGATCATGAGGAAAAAGAGGCGAGCGCAACCGTCAAGCAGCATGAGAGTTCATTGa
- the LOC125216367 gene encoding putative late blight resistance protein homolog R1A-10 isoform X2 codes for MTAYGAVNSLRNTINDILYCSRFSLVGRSQEIMQVVYKKLEPLPEILESLDKTRPSKSRKKVNALDGRIRDVIWKFEDSLESLLTQQIPSQLESLPEIVPVDLQNLLYDVNILIHAIEGMKKDYIYEVKNMPRDKPISTEIGFQGTNSKMIGLSVQFQKLKTGLLQRNIGWNHVYGLYGTAGIGKTTLAMQIYQDEEIQSKYECRAWLTVGRVHQPIGQISRGIVAQLCGTTQGDEEIGDYLKKQLYGKNSLIVLDDVNHLPYIEMGCTNVLFTDRHRKWIGDYLSGRSLYEVQILNEEEGMELLCEKVFGDEICPPQLHKLATKIAKLCEGLPLLILTVADILSKSEHNRDPVYWNEVAERRNSVFTDAYNEISKASRPYDVSGKVRHHIFYLQFKIRHCSIMSFSCFTLF; via the exons ATGACGGCTTACGGTGCTGTGAATTCTCTTCGGAACACAATCAACGATATTCTCTATTGTTCTCGTTTCAGCCTTGTTGGTCGCTCTCAAGAAATCATGCAAGTCGTGTACAAGAAGCTGGAGCCGTTGCCTGAAATTCTGGAAAGTTTGGACAAGACGAGGCCGAGCAAGAGCAGGAAGAAGGTGAATGCTTTGGATGGAAGAATCAGAGATGtaatttggaaatttgaaGACTCGTTGGAATCCCTTCTCACTCAACAGATTCCTTCACAACTCGAAAGTCTTCCAGAGATAGTCCCCGTTGATCTGCAGAATCTGCTGTATGATGTAAACATCTTGATCCATGCGATCGAGGGTATGAAGAAGGACTACATTTATGAAGTAAAGAACATGCCTCGAGACAAACCTATTTCCACGGAAATTGGTTTTCAGGGAACCAACTCAAAGATGATTGGGTTATCAGTCCAATTCCAAAAACTCAAAACTGGTCTTCTGCAAAGAAATATAGGCTGGAATCATGTGTATGGACTTTATGGAACAGCAGGCATTGGGAAGACCACTCTTGCTATGCAAATTTATCAAGACGAAGAAATTCAGAGCAAATATGAGTGTCGCGCGTGGCTCACTGTAGGTAGAGTGCATCAACCGATCGGTCAAATTTCACGAGGCATTGTAGCACAACTCTGTGGAACTACACAAGGAGATGAAGAAATAGGTGACTACTTGAAAAAACAATTGTATGGAAAGAATTCCTTaattgtgttggatgatgtCAATCACTTACCATACATAGAAATGGGATGTACTAATGTCTTATTTACTGACCGGCATCGAAAATGGATTGGAGATTATCTGAGTGGTCGTTCTTTGTATGAGGTGCAGATTTTAAACGAAGAAGAGGGTATGGAGCTACTATGTGAGAAGGTGTTTGGTGATGAGATTTGCCCTCCTCAACTTCACAAACTTGCCACCAAAATTGCCAAGCTCTGTGAAGGTCTCCCTCTCTTGATACTCACTGTTGCTGACATCCTATCCAAATCCGAGCATAACAGAGATCCAgtctactggaatgaagtagcAGAAAGGAGAAATTCAGTGTTCACAGATGCatataatgaaatatcaaAG GCGAGTCGACCATATGACGTATCAGGAAAGGTGAGACATCACATTTTCTATCTGCAGTTCAAAATCAGACATTGTTCTATCATGTCTTTTTCGTGTTTCACTTTGTTTTGA
- the LOC125217621 gene encoding putative late blight resistance protein homolog R1B-17, with protein sequence MTAWGAVISLKNTILHILNSSYIYLVEPSRDIIQRAYNELEPLQDILKCLDTTSVSKSRTKVNALDKRIKDTIWKFEDKLESLVREQILFQFPDPDPHQLESIINIHRRRRRRRRRRRGYKDIENWLRSRRMMNEHHQPSQYERDVLLFHIDLTDKLDDAVSFTQKVKDMKEEYIDELANMSEEKEEEEVEVEGELISSRFGVHGPKAKMIGLSDQFQQLKSKVICDGRKRLHALVGMAGVGKTALAREIYEDPDVVTHFECRVWVSVGRKVQHNQVSRGILAQMCGATHVEGRSKTKMKRSLEGKRCLVVLDDVWEEQVLKSLITSIPRAKDKSILFLVTARDLKAIPVLNPLFPPPLSSNSFMKVRFLNEGESKELLCHKVFGNDDCPIQLDKAATKIAEKCEGLPLMVVTVAGILSKSKKRNLNYWYKVAEERNSVFTNAYKDISKVLFPSYDYLPQDLKMAFLYMGVFPRDYKIPISKILDMFIAGGYHLDRSEINHNFISLLNHWLLDLCMYKNLVLFKKKTINWNEKKMWLPLFKTCFLHSSWRYLCRDEAGKNKFYLSLNKLVDDQEEGEEGVEGVEGVEGVEGEEGEEGVGVEGEEGEEGEEGVEGQRGLCLENRNSLFGNKDFYNSIELSCASSTRFLLFNGPYHPYPTPIDAGFKLLRKLDALKLRFYIFPVEILELVQLKYLALTCNGDLPTSISKLFNLQFLIIHPHMNIQCLKTVSYIPIQIWDMQELVHIEILGKDLVAPYHVASLENLSTLIGVNGNICTIIEVLRKAPRARKLDVRIELTPYDDQTNLLSFFSWISSHKYLEILKCSIINPWAKYLYLAPPAAFPSPLMLPHLLRKLHLSGMGFPWEYMDVVGSLSVLEVLKLRSYAFKGSKWEAKRGSFWYLKFLMIEDSDLEQWKPSFGSFGSLTYLSMKHCYKLKELSWPSTRENGKIELVNCNPLALACAKQFRPDRTHLEVAATSSFDKKSVTDNFQLRPQVISNVV encoded by the exons ATGACAGCTTGGGGTGCAGTTATTTCTCTCAAGAATACAATTCTGCATATTCTGAATTCTTCTTATATTTATCTTGTTGAGCCCTCTCGAGATATCATACAGCGCGCCTACAACGAGCTTGAGCCATTGCAAGACATCCTCAAATGCCTTGACACCACAAGCGTCAGCAAGAGCAGGACGAAGGTGAACGCTTTGGATAAACGAATCAAAGATACGATATGGAAATTCGAAGACAAGCTGGAATCTCTTGTCCGGGAGCAGATTCTTTTCCAATTTCCAGACCCTGATCCACACCAACTAGAATCAATAATTAACATCcacagaagaagaagacggaGGCGAAGACGAAGAAGAGGGTATAAAGACATAGAAAACTGGCTCAGATCAAGAAGAATGATGAATGAACATCATCAGCCTTCACAATATGAAAGAGATGTCTTGTTATTCCACATTGATTTGACGGATAAGCTAGACGATGCCGTTTCCTTCACCCAGAAAGTCAAAGATATGAAGGAGGAATACATTGATGAATTAGCCAACATGTctgaagagaaagaagaagaagaagtagaagTAGAAGGAGAATTAATTTCCTCGAGATTTGGTGTCCATGGACCCAAGGCGAAGATGATTGGATTATCGGATCAATTCCAACAACTCAAAAGCAAAGTTATTTGTGATGGCAGGAAGCGTCTGCACGCGCTTGTTGGAATGGCCGGGGTTGGGAAGACGGCTCTTGCTCGGGAAATATACGAAGATCCCGATGTCGTCACCCATTTCGAGTGTCGTGTGTGGGTCTCAGTGGGAAGAAAAGTCCAACACAATCAAGTTTCAAGAGGCATTCTAGCTCAAATGTGTGGAGCTACACATGTTGAAGGAAGATCGAAAACCAAGATGAAACGGAGTTTGGAGGGAAAGAGATGTCTCGTTGTGTTGGATGATGTATGGGAGGAGCAGGTTTTAAAATCCTTGATAACTTCCATACCAAGGGCCAAAGATAAGTCAATTTTATTCTTGGTAACTGCTCGAGATCTCAAGGCGATTCCGGTGCTTAATCCTTTGTTTCCACCGCCGTTATCGAGTAATTCTTTTATGAAGGTGAGGTTTTTGAATGAAGGAGAGAGCAAGGAGCTACTATGCCACAAGGTGTTTGGTAATGATGATTGCCCTATTCAGCTTGACAAAGCCGCCACCAAAATTGCTGAAAAATGTGAAGGTCTTCCTCTTATGGTAGTCACAGTGGCCGGCATCCTGTCAAAATCCAAGAAGAGAAATCTAAACTACTGGTATAAAGTAGCAGAAGAGAGAAATTCAGTCTTCACAAATGCATATAAAGATATATCTAAGGTACTTTTCCCAAGTTACGACTACTTACCCCAGGATCTTAAAATGGCTTTTCTCTATATGGGTGTTTTCCCTCGTGATTACAAGATCCCCATATCAAAGATCCTGGATATGTTTATAGCAGGAGGGTACCACCTTGACAGAAGCGAgataaatcacaattttatttctctattgaATCATTGGTTGCTCGACCTTTGTATGTATAAGAATCTCGTGTTATTCAAGAAGAAGACCATCAATTGGAATGAGAAGAAAATGTGGCTTCCCCTTTTCAAAACTTGTTTCCTTCATTCTTCATGGCGGTACCTGTGTAGAGACGAAGCCGGGAAGAATAAGTTTTATCTTTCCTTAAATAAGCTTGTTGATGACCAAGAAGAAGGCGAAGAAGGCGTAGAAGGTGTAGAAGGTGTAGAAGGCGTAGAAGGCGAAGAAGGTGAAGAAGGTGTAGGCGTAGAAGGTGAAGAAGGTGAAGAAGGCGAAGAAGGTGTAGAAGGTCAGCGTGGTTTGTGTCTCGAAAATAGAAACAGTTTATTTGGCAACAAAGATTTCTACAACTCAATAGAGTTGAGCTGTGCATCCTCTACACGCTTTCTCCTTTTCAATGGTCCTTACCACCCGTATCCGACCCCAATAGATGCCGGTTTCAAGTTGCTTAGGAAGCTAGATGCTCTTAAACTCCGTTTCTACATTTTCCCAGTAGAAATTCTAGAGCTGGTCCAGCTAAAGTACCTTGCTCTAACTTGCAACGGAGATCTCCCTACATCCATATCCAAACTTTTCAACCTTCAATTCTTGATCATCCATCCCCATATGAACATTCAATGCCTTAAAACAGTATCCTATATACCAATACAAATATGGGACATGCAAGAGTTAGTACATATTGAAATCTTGGGAAAGGACCTCGTTGCTCCATATCACGTTGCTTCCTTGGAAAACCTCTCAACACTCATAGGTGTGAATGGCAACATTTGCACTATCATCGAAGTCTTGAGAAAGGCTCCTCGTGCGAGGAAACTAGACGTCCGGATTGAGCTAACGCCTTATGATGACCAAACCAATCTTTTGAGCTTCTTTAGTTGGATTTCATCACACAAATATTTGGAGATACTAAAATGTAGTATCATAAATCCTTGGGCTAAGTACCTCTATCTTGCCCCGCCCGCAGCATTTCCTAGTCCATTGATGCTTCCACACCTTCTGAGAAAGTTGCATCTGAGTGGCATGGGTTTTCCGTGGGAATACATGGATGTCGTTGGCTCTTTGTCGGTGCTTGAAGTTCTAAAGTTGCGATCGTATGCCTTCAAGGGTTCAAAGTGGGAAGCGAAAAGGGGAAGCTTTTGGTATCTTAAGTTTCTTATGATTGAAGACAGTGATTTGGAGCAATGGAAACCGAGTTTTGGAAGCTTCGGTAGCCTCACTTACCTAAGCATGAAACATTGCTACAAACTAAAAGAGTTGTCCTGGCCATCGACTCGTGAAAATGGCAAGATTGAGTTAGTGAACTGCAATCCTTTAGCCTTGGCTTGTGCCAAGCAATTTCGACCGGATCGAACCCACCTTGAAGTTGCTGCCACTTCTTCTTTTGACAAGAAATCTGTTACTGACAACTTCCAGCTGAG GCCCCAGGTCATTTCCAACGTGGTTTGA